A stretch of the Haloplanus aerogenes genome encodes the following:
- a CDS encoding sodium:calcium antiporter, producing the protein MSASPLTLVVGQLLPPTVTNLTLLVVSFMLLLLGAEIFTNGVEWLGHRLGVSESATGSILAAVGTALPETMIPVIAILQAVMGSGSQEAADAVGVGAILGAPFMLSTIAMFLVGASVLYFSGRRNFGAQMHFNEEATQRDLSFFLVGYTLAFLAAIITNELFGIAIGILLVLLYLVYLVLSLRSGELVEGEELEELHLGELVEGLSERLTSGKTGNHADDPNTVLVVLQTLGALGIIIAGAHMFVGQTTWVSEEILNIPAAVIALLIAPLATELPEKFNSIIWISRDKDTLALGNISGAMAFQGTLPVTLGILFTSWDLSLTWGTTGFLNAFSAILAIISGSILYLRARNIKEGNMSPYPFLIGGAFYALFLVVLLYHVFVIGISAAGAGH; encoded by the coding sequence ATGTCTGCCAGTCCGCTAACGCTGGTCGTCGGGCAACTACTGCCCCCGACGGTAACGAATCTGACACTGCTCGTGGTGTCGTTCATGCTGTTGCTTCTCGGCGCCGAAATCTTCACGAACGGCGTGGAGTGGCTGGGTCACCGCCTCGGCGTGAGCGAGAGCGCCACCGGGAGCATCCTCGCGGCCGTCGGGACGGCACTCCCGGAGACGATGATCCCCGTCATCGCTATCCTCCAGGCCGTGATGGGGTCGGGATCACAGGAAGCGGCCGACGCCGTCGGCGTCGGCGCCATCCTCGGCGCCCCGTTCATGCTCTCGACCATCGCCATGTTCCTCGTCGGGGCGAGTGTGCTCTACTTCAGCGGGCGACGCAACTTCGGCGCGCAGATGCATTTCAACGAGGAGGCGACCCAGCGCGACCTCTCTTTCTTCCTCGTCGGCTACACGCTCGCCTTCCTCGCCGCGATCATCACGAACGAACTCTTCGGCATCGCCATCGGTATCCTCCTCGTCCTGCTGTATCTCGTCTACCTCGTCCTGTCGCTCCGGAGCGGTGAACTCGTCGAGGGCGAGGAACTGGAGGAACTCCACCTCGGCGAACTCGTCGAAGGCCTCAGCGAGCGGTTGACCTCGGGCAAAACGGGGAACCACGCCGACGACCCCAACACCGTCCTCGTCGTCCTCCAGACGCTCGGTGCACTCGGCATCATCATCGCCGGCGCGCACATGTTCGTCGGGCAGACGACGTGGGTCTCCGAGGAGATTCTCAACATTCCAGCCGCGGTGATCGCCCTCCTCATCGCGCCGCTGGCGACCGAACTCCCCGAGAAGTTCAACAGCATCATCTGGATTTCGCGGGACAAGGACACCCTCGCCCTCGGGAACATCTCGGGCGCGATGGCGTTTCAGGGTACCCTTCCCGTCACCCTCGGCATTCTCTTTACCTCGTGGGACCTCTCGCTCACGTGGGGGACGACCGGCTTCCTCAACGCCTTCTCGGCAATTCTCGCCATCATCAGCGGTAGCATCCTCTACCTCCGCGCACGCAACATCAAGGAAGGGAACATGAGTCCGTACCCCTTCCTCATCGGCGGCGCGTTCTACGCGCTCTTCCTCGTCGTCCTCCTGTATCACGTGTTCGTGATCGGGATTTCGGCAGCAGGCGCCGGCCACTAG
- a CDS encoding universal stress protein → MKVLVPVDGSKCSMRALGFGADFAKRFDATLDVVHFTDSPGSDTERLKGKVEEVLEAEGLQTETEVIGDVRLDNLKASDQVGKDILELVEDRDYDHVVMGHHGTGRIGKFLLGSAANTVSKSGKVPTTIVP, encoded by the coding sequence ATGAAAGTGCTCGTGCCCGTCGACGGATCGAAGTGTAGCATGCGCGCGCTCGGCTTCGGGGCCGACTTCGCGAAGCGGTTCGACGCGACGCTCGATGTCGTCCACTTCACTGACTCGCCGGGGTCCGACACCGAACGGCTGAAAGGGAAAGTAGAGGAGGTACTGGAGGCTGAAGGGCTGCAGACCGAGACGGAGGTCATCGGCGACGTCCGCCTCGACAACCTCAAAGCCTCGGATCAGGTCGGGAAGGACATCCTCGAACTGGTCGAGGATCGCGACTACGACCACGTCGTCATGGGCCACCACGGCACCGGCCGGATCGGCAAATTCCTCCTCGGCAGTGCCGCCAATACGGTGTCGAAGTCGGGGAAAGTGCCCACGACGATCGTTCCCTGA
- a CDS encoding D-aminoacyl-tRNA deacylase, which translates to MIALVVSRADGASEHIGEALLDIGDWTERTDDTRPDADGGGTYYRTDGFSLRTFDDLHIYLDRPDAAFDDPDLLIVVSRHSGETGPLLTAHFTGNFGDAEYGGEAGQFARACPNAASEAVAALDRHAPDGYEVGTECTHHGPTDVGVPSMFVELGSAEEQWNDPAGAEAVARAALDLHGVGVDREKQVAGFGGGHYAPRFGRVIRETAWAVGHVGADWGLEAMGNPAANRDVLRRAMEASATEYALVEGDRPGLTDVLDDLGYRVVSETWLQETSAHPLPVVEAVEARMDDVSDGLRFGDVVPAVDGDTIVVTDLPTQLVDAAHGVDAEAARAAVAGVAVAFETTEGGTRPRGRVALPADDPVAAADALTDGLATVLRGSYDDVRREDGEVVARTAAFDPAAARDRGVPEGPAFGRLAEGQAVEVDGERVDPESVQTERVDRFPATTTE; encoded by the coding sequence GTGATCGCACTCGTCGTCAGCCGTGCCGACGGCGCCTCCGAACACATCGGCGAGGCGTTGCTCGACATCGGCGACTGGACCGAACGAACGGACGACACCCGCCCCGACGCCGACGGCGGCGGCACCTACTACCGGACCGACGGCTTCTCCCTCCGGACCTTCGACGACCTCCACATCTATCTCGACCGTCCGGACGCGGCCTTCGATGACCCCGACCTCCTGATCGTCGTCTCCCGTCACTCGGGCGAGACGGGCCCGCTCCTGACCGCCCACTTCACGGGCAACTTCGGCGACGCGGAGTACGGCGGCGAGGCGGGACAGTTCGCCCGCGCCTGTCCGAACGCCGCGAGCGAGGCCGTCGCGGCGCTGGACCGGCACGCCCCCGACGGCTACGAGGTCGGCACCGAGTGTACCCACCACGGCCCGACCGACGTGGGTGTGCCCTCGATGTTCGTCGAACTCGGGAGCGCCGAGGAACAGTGGAACGACCCAGCAGGGGCCGAGGCCGTCGCCCGTGCCGCCCTCGACCTGCACGGCGTCGGCGTGGATCGAGAGAAACAGGTCGCGGGCTTCGGCGGCGGCCACTACGCTCCCCGGTTCGGCCGCGTGATCCGCGAGACGGCGTGGGCCGTCGGGCACGTCGGCGCCGATTGGGGACTCGAGGCGATGGGCAACCCCGCCGCCAACCGCGACGTACTCCGGCGGGCGATGGAGGCGAGCGCCACCGAATACGCTCTCGTCGAAGGTGATCGGCCGGGGCTTACGGACGTCCTCGACGACCTCGGCTACCGCGTCGTCTCCGAGACGTGGTTACAGGAGACGAGCGCCCACCCCCTGCCCGTCGTCGAGGCGGTCGAGGCCCGGATGGACGACGTGAGCGACGGACTCCGGTTCGGAGACGTGGTTCCCGCGGTAGATGGGGACACCATCGTCGTCACCGACCTCCCCACCCAACTCGTCGACGCGGCCCACGGCGTCGACGCCGAGGCGGCGCGTGCGGCCGTCGCCGGGGTGGCCGTCGCCTTCGAGACGACCGAGGGCGGCACCCGACCGCGCGGTCGGGTCGCCCTGCCGGCCGACGATCCGGTCGCCGCGGCTGACGCCCTGACCGACGGACTGGCGACCGTGCTCCGCGGCTCGTACGACGACGTGCGGCGCGAGGACGGCGAGGTGGTCGCCCGGACGGCGGCGTTCGACCCGGCGGCCGCCAGGGACCGCGGCGTGCCGGAGGGGCCGGCGTTCGGCCGTCTCGCCGAGGGGCAGGCGGTCGAGGTGGACGGCGAGCGAGTCGACCCCGAGTCGGTGCAGACGGAGCGGGTCGACCGGTTCCCGGCCACCACGACAGAATAG
- the ftsZ gene encoding cell division protein FtsZ: MDSIVEDAIEDAEEPGDGAAADMDATREPAPDASNDGSNRTGKMTDEELQDVLEDLQTDITVVGCGGAGGNTVNRMAEEGIKGANLVAANTDVQHLVDVEADTKILMGEEKTGGRGAGSLPQVGEEAAIESQDDIYGAIEGSDMVFVTAGLGGGTGTGSAPVVAEAARESGALTIAIVTTPFTAEGEVRRTNAEAGLERLRDVADTVIVVPNDRLLDSVGKLPVRQAFKVSDEVLMRSVKGITELITKPGLVNLDFADVKTVMEKGGVAMIGLGESDSEQKAQDSVRSALRSPLLDVDISGANSALVNVTGGTDMAIEEAEGVVEEIYDRIDPDARIIWGTSIDEELDGTMRTMIVVTGVESPQIYGRGEDAPAPEPADDIDYVE, from the coding sequence ATGGACTCCATCGTGGAGGATGCAATCGAGGATGCCGAGGAGCCGGGGGATGGGGCCGCGGCCGACATGGACGCTACCCGAGAACCTGCGCCCGACGCGTCGAACGACGGATCGAATCGCACCGGAAAGATGACCGACGAGGAACTTCAGGACGTACTGGAGGACCTCCAGACCGATATCACGGTCGTCGGCTGTGGGGGCGCCGGCGGCAACACGGTCAACCGCATGGCGGAAGAGGGGATCAAGGGGGCCAACCTCGTCGCCGCCAACACCGACGTGCAGCACTTGGTCGACGTGGAAGCGGACACCAAGATCCTGATGGGCGAGGAGAAGACCGGCGGCAGGGGAGCAGGTTCGCTCCCGCAAGTCGGTGAGGAAGCCGCCATCGAGAGTCAGGACGACATCTACGGCGCCATCGAGGGCTCGGACATGGTGTTCGTCACGGCCGGGCTGGGAGGAGGAACCGGCACCGGCTCCGCGCCCGTCGTCGCCGAGGCCGCTCGCGAGTCCGGCGCGCTCACCATCGCCATCGTAACCACGCCGTTCACCGCGGAGGGTGAAGTTCGGCGCACGAACGCGGAGGCCGGCCTCGAACGCCTGCGCGACGTGGCCGACACCGTCATCGTCGTGCCCAACGACCGCCTGCTCGACTCGGTCGGGAAACTCCCCGTCCGGCAGGCGTTCAAAGTGTCCGACGAGGTGCTGATGCGCTCGGTCAAAGGCATCACCGAACTCATCACCAAGCCTGGTCTCGTCAACCTCGACTTCGCCGACGTGAAGACGGTGATGGAGAAAGGCGGCGTGGCCATGATCGGCCTCGGCGAGAGCGACTCCGAGCAGAAGGCACAGGACTCGGTGCGCTCTGCCCTGCGGTCGCCCCTGCTCGACGTGGATATCTCCGGCGCCAACTCGGCGCTCGTCAACGTTACCGGCGGCACCGACATGGCCATCGAAGAGGCCGAGGGCGTCGTCGAGGAGATTTACGACCGGATCGACCCCGACGCCCGCATCATCTGGGGTACCTCCATCGACGAGGAACTCGACGGCACGATGCGGACGATGATCGTCGTCACGGGCGTCGAGTCGCCACAGATCTACGGCCGCGGCGAGGACGCCCCGGCGCCCGAACCGGCCGACGACATCGACTACGTCGAGTAG
- a CDS encoding pentapeptide repeat-containing protein, with protein MVEASGDRCPFTFDPAEWRAENGQSSPLDGKLLNEDGVWRCPHDAPEGADRCLFHQPVDAKDDRAVEEALLSKIDTIGKEPKQFIGARFGTLDLDHRIIECGDNHKIDLRHARFEGETNLRYAIVRQPLSLEGALFQQRPICTEVTFEGEVYLSKATFAEPVRFVEAEFAAGVWGYKTTFAEANFHMARFGGPVDFSEATFDKAHFREAEFETVVRFKLTTFSHATFSGSRFGDRVYFDQATVPHRVNLQKTVIGASASFEDLDLADGSCCIDLRETAIPDGRLYLPEHGTLVYDLTSARLGNVELADGEPPTALFDHFRLLHTTFDGFDFGSYREALHSAEWCIHDVVEIPGLEATRPPSDGDLESTYLKAKNGANEIGDTKAAAEFFRREMLYRREQYWPTVLDPSEPITARIAAAGRWGANTLLNLTAGYGERPSRVIGVSVGTILVFSGLFAIAQPIPPYEMPIGYLILSLESFITLVLGGAEDVGSPWIRLLAQIEGFVGAFLIALFVFTLTRSIHR; from the coding sequence GAAAACGGACAGTCTAGCCCACTCGATGGGAAGCTACTGAACGAGGACGGGGTGTGGCGCTGTCCGCACGACGCGCCGGAGGGAGCCGACCGGTGTCTGTTCCACCAGCCGGTCGACGCCAAAGACGACCGGGCGGTCGAGGAAGCGTTGCTGTCGAAGATAGACACGATCGGCAAAGAGCCGAAACAGTTCATCGGTGCCCGGTTCGGGACGCTCGACCTCGATCACCGGATCATCGAGTGTGGAGACAATCACAAGATCGACCTCCGGCACGCGCGATTCGAGGGCGAGACGAACTTGCGGTACGCGATCGTCCGCCAGCCCCTCTCGCTCGAAGGGGCGCTGTTTCAGCAACGGCCGATCTGTACCGAGGTCACGTTCGAGGGCGAAGTGTATCTCAGTAAGGCCACGTTCGCGGAGCCAGTCCGGTTCGTCGAAGCCGAATTCGCGGCTGGTGTGTGGGGGTACAAGACGACGTTCGCCGAAGCGAACTTCCACATGGCCCGGTTCGGTGGCCCGGTCGACTTCAGCGAAGCCACCTTCGACAAGGCGCACTTCCGCGAGGCGGAGTTCGAGACGGTCGTCAGATTCAAACTCACCACGTTTTCCCACGCGACGTTCTCGGGGTCCCGATTCGGGGATCGTGTCTACTTCGATCAGGCGACCGTGCCCCACCGCGTGAACCTCCAGAAAACCGTTATCGGAGCATCGGCGTCGTTCGAGGACCTCGACCTCGCTGACGGCAGTTGCTGTATCGATCTGCGCGAGACGGCGATCCCCGACGGCCGACTCTATCTCCCGGAGCACGGAACCCTCGTGTACGACCTCACGAGCGCTCGCCTCGGAAATGTGGAGTTGGCCGACGGTGAGCCACCAACCGCTCTCTTCGATCACTTCCGACTGCTCCATACGACCTTCGACGGGTTCGATTTCGGGAGCTACCGCGAGGCCCTCCACAGTGCCGAGTGGTGTATCCACGACGTAGTCGAGATTCCGGGCCTCGAAGCCACGCGGCCGCCGTCCGATGGCGATCTGGAGAGTACGTATCTCAAGGCGAAAAACGGCGCCAACGAGATTGGAGACACCAAAGCCGCAGCCGAGTTCTTTCGGCGGGAAATGCTCTACAGACGTGAACAGTACTGGCCGACCGTGCTCGATCCGTCGGAACCGATCACGGCGCGAATCGCCGCGGCGGGCCGATGGGGAGCCAACACGCTGTTGAACCTGACGGCGGGGTACGGGGAACGTCCCTCCCGAGTCATCGGGGTGTCCGTGGGCACGATCCTCGTATTCAGCGGGCTCTTCGCGATCGCGCAGCCGATCCCCCCGTACGAGATGCCGATCGGCTATCTCATCCTCAGCCTCGAATCGTTCATCACGCTCGTCCTCGGGGGTGCCGAGGACGTGGGCAGTCCCTGGATCAGACTCCTCGCACAGATAGAGGGCTTCGTCGGCGCCTTCCTCATCGCGCTGTTCGTCTTCACGCTCACGCGGTCCATCCACCGCTGA